From Rhododendron vialii isolate Sample 1 chromosome 7a, ASM3025357v1:
GAACATCCATATTCGATGACAAAGACAGTGCAGTTATGGAAACATCAACATGTATAGCATCTATTTGTCTTGCTAAGATGACATCCCAAATTCGAAGACTCCCATCCATGCTGGATGACAAAAGCCATTTGCCATCCTCGCTGAAGCACAAGTCTGTAATACGGTCTGTGTGACCTTCAAATTTACGAACCAATCTTAGTGCCACAACATCGAATAAACGGATGACTAAATCATCTGCCACTGTTGCCAAAAGACctgaaaatattcaaaaaaatattgcacAAAATTACACTTTCTTATACAAATCTTTGGTTTGGTACATAAGTGATAAGTGGAGATGTCCAGAGGGAAACCAAAATATAATACCATTGACACGATGGTAAACAATCTTCACCAGTGAACAACCAATTTCCCATCTGGATTTTTGCTCACGTCCTTTGAAATCCCACACCTgcaatagaaaaagaaaatttagttAGAAAATAACCCAGCAGAGCATTGGACACAAACATGCATGCTTAATCAAACACAAGGAATTACCAGATGTAAAACTATGGCACATTTATAGATGAGACCTTGAGAACTATAGATCAGTTACTACATAAATTGGTCAAAGATGACTAGCCGCCCTCCCCCGAGCAAAATGTCATTTCTTGTACATAACATCCATAAACAACAAAAGTACGGACATGAATCTAATTAACTGAATATCACCACAATTTAAACCATAGCAAAGGCCTTCAGTTTTTGAAAAGTAATCACAGGCTATGGTTGGAAGATGACGAGTGATTCTTATTCAGTGATGGCACCAAAAGCAAACCAGTAATAAAGAGTAATGGGATGTTCCCAATCTGCGCTATGTGTTCCATTATTCTAAAGCTAAAGTCTGAAATCATCTTCATGCCGTATGAAGTATGAAGAAACTACATTCTCTGTCCTTAACAAGCAATAGAAACTTGGAAACAATGAATTACTACTAGAGAGGAGGAATGGCTGATAAATATGGAAAGTATAGTCAAATTATACAAACGAAAATGTAAGTCCTTTCACTTCAGGAGTAATTAGTCAATATAAAAATTTCGCAATGATCCCAGAGAAGTGAACAGGCGTGGATCAAAATTATTGGCCACTCTCTTTCAAATGGTAGAAAGCTTTCAACATAATCATCACTTCCACAAAGTGACAGTGAGAATACAGGACTCATTTCAGTCCCTCTATGGTTCTATGGTGTCATGCCATACATAACATCATTTTGAGATGACATAAAATTAAGTTGTTACAAAAAAGGAGGTTTCAGGCAACTTCTGCATGAAAGAGAATATAGGATCAAGGTTTTGGACGAGAATATGGACCTTTATATCCCCATGATATCCAGCACTTATCATCAAGGTGTTTGTGGAATCACAGGCAACACCAACCACCTCTCCACTGTGGGCATAGCTATTTTTCTCTAACACATCCACATAACTGCCACGGCTGATCCCAGACTGAAGATTAAATCTCTCAATCCAACCACCAGCTGTACCTAGCACAGCGAAATTGCCACAGGCACTGATGGTGCAGGCCTATCACAAAATAAAAGAGATCAACTAAGTTAACAATAGCTTAATAAAGTTTTGTCTGATTCAAGTTTCTTAACTTCAGCAGAAGCAACAGTACCCGCATTcttttttcaattcattttatGCAACAGCACCAACATATTATCTAAGAAGGAATAACAGGTTAAACAGAACTATCACCTTAACAGATGTTGGATTTTCCGGGCATGGTTTCAGGATGTGCTCGCCAAGAACAAAGTTCTGAAGCCTCCACACGTACGCTTGTGCAGTATCCATATGGCATGTGACCACATTGCACCAATCACGCTCCCTTATTTCAGCTGATTGATTTTGAGCAAAGAAATCAAAGTACACTAAATCAGGTAATTTcattcggagagagagagagagagagagagagagagagagagagagagagagagagcatacaaTAAGGTACAGACATTCGTTAAATGaacaaaagaaatccatcttcttAGATTAGGAAAAATTCTGCCTTAGTGATGGATGTTTCCAAAGAAAGATTATAAAATAAAAGTGAACAACCTCTCAAACTCAGTCTGCAACAAATgacaagaaaattttattacaGAAAGTTATGGCCCCTGCAATCTAAAAGTGTTTGAGAGGTCATTTTTGACAAATTACCAATCAATCCTCCATAATAGACTATCTGTCGGATTCACTGatgaaaaaaaatcctcaaTTCATCTTAATTGAATAGAATGAAGTTGAAGAGATTAAGCATAGACCAGTAGATggaaacaataaagaaaaatgagaagatttcTATTAATAGAAATGCTAGGTAGAGGCAAAAGATGACGTGATTGTGGTAAAAAAGGATATGAATCTATTAAATTGAATAGGGGCCCCTTGACAGAGCAAAATGGCGAAAAACAATTCACAtccccaacccatttagaaacAAGGCTTAGTTTGGTCTGGTAACTAGATTTGGCATAACAGGGGGCAGGAACTACATGAGCTAATAGGAAAGCACTTTGTTTATAAGCAACCCCATAAGAAATTATTAGGGAGTAAAACACATTAAgaaccaaagaaaaagaaacataacacCAAAAGACTCGTTGTAGAGTACTAAGCCAAATGTGAGCTTCAAAACTAGTCACCACAACAACCCAAAAGGtagaaatgagaaagaagaggaTCCATGATAATCACTAAAGTTGAACCAGGTTAAATACTAAGACATAAACAAACAAGTAAATGTAACATTATCGACTATATCCAAGAACAAAACTTGAATACTTGCACGAGAAGAATAGCACACAGAGAAAGCTCCTACCAACATCAAAGGCTATAACGGGCTTCAGTTTTATATCTTCCTCCTGAAATACAAGCCAAAAAATATTAGTTGATGGAATCATGGAACAGCCTTTACTCAGCACTCACTGCAAACTTAAACAGTAACTTCAAGTATGGTCTACAACTTTGATGCACTTTCAAGGATATTCCACATCAGGAACCATGTTAATGAGCTTGGGTAAAGGTGTGGACAGATGAGCGTGGAGAGCAGTTCTGGATGTGCAATTCTGAGTGAACTCTAAACTAGAAGTACATGTTATCCATCAAGTAAAAGAACAGATCTTGGATTCACAAACAATAAACTCATAACTTGGAGGCAAAAAAAAGTTGACCATAACTGCATTTTAACTATGGGAAtgcatttatgaaaagttgacTCCTATCGAAACAAAAATGGCCCTCGTAGTCAAAAACACAAACAGAGCCATCTACAATAGTAAAATACATATTGCAAAGGCTGCTTCATATATATCCATGAATTAAAGATTACAACGAACCGAGTAAACAAAAGACTTGGGTTTGCCAAACAAGTATATTCCGTTCTAATAAATATCCAAAGCTCTTAAGGCattaaaaatgaaagagaacaGAAAGAAATTGGAACCAACAAGGATCCGGGTCTGCAAACTAATTTGTCTGCTTTAACAAGACATTGACAAGATAGTCTTACAATAGAGACAAGTACTAGCAGCTACCTATCGTACCTTGACCCTGAGCTTTTTTGCTCTTTTGGATACATGACGCTGGGAAAGCTCTCTGCTTTGCTGATCCTGTTAAAACAATCAAAACATCTATTAACTAAATCCCAAGATTCAAACAATTAGTTCATAGAACAGCATGGTAACAAACACCAGTAAAACAATAAGAGAGGGGAAGGAGGGACTGTTGGGAGAAGTACAAACAGAAAAATAGATAGCTGAAAATCGTAGACATACATAAGCTCAATTCGGTAACAGATTCTATAGGGAAGACTAAACTGATGTCAACACATGCATTGCTTCTTATcgagaaatttaaaaaaccgCATACAGAGAGTACAAAATTAACAAGATTAATTGGGGTGAAACCCTAACTTTTCCTGGTATTTTTTAATctccttttttttgggggggtttgGGGGTTGGGGTTAGGGGGGTTAAACTCAGTGGAAGAAAATGTTGCAAAGCCTGAATAAGTGTATCAACTGACTGTGAAATTTGGCTAACAAGCAATAAACCTGGATGACTGAGAAAAGACGGAAGGCACGATCTTGCCCAGCTGACAGAATATGTCTCCCATTAGCATAGAACCTGTAAAGAATCAggaaaaccaaaacaagaaaGGCATGACCATGATATTAACATCATTGGTCAACCAAGATAGATTGGGCAAAAACATATACTCGCATAGAGGAACGCCATCGATATTAAAATAAACTGTTGAGATACAATGACCAGTTTGTGCTAGGACCTACTCAAAAGTGAATCAAGCATTTTGTATCAGCATTTTAATGCAAGgtgtttttcctttgtttaagcatccaactcaaaaccaattgacaatgagtggagaggcagCCCAGgtatatatattagttttggaGCTTATAATTAACCGACGTGAGACAAGCTCATGACGAAACAAGGTGCTTTCAAGGCAAGAACAAGAAGGCGATCATTTTAGATAGCTAGATATACATGGTTGGGCCAAATTCcaaacagcttaagcttttgggactactggTAACTTGACATGGTATTATGTAAAATCTCTCTCTTTGCATTTGTTCCTCATTTGCATTATGCTTTTCCTCTTCGTATTATGTTTCCCTCTATCTCTGAAACTTTGCATCTCCATGTGCAAGAcagggttgcacgtgagggagggtgttaaatagcttgatatacacgGCTGGGCCCATTTTCTaacagtttaagcttttgggactacttAGTAACTCAAGAGAGTCCTGTTGAAAAGCCTCCAaaagcctagctttgataccatctTAAAGCATTTAACTCAAatccaattggcaatgagtggagaggccccACAAGCTCATATATTAGtcttggaggttataattaaccaatatggGACAAACTCTGACATCCTTTATCAAGGAGACACATCATCAAAGATAAATTGATAGTTGAGTAGTCACCATTCCAATATTCCCCAAACAAGAAAACTCCATATATGTTCAAGATCAACAAATATGTAACGCATAATCACCTTATGCAAATAGGAGGAGCACTATGCCCACTTCGGAAGCGTAACAAGCGAGGATCCCCATCACTTGTGTCAAAAATCCACATCTAAAGAGacataagaaaaggaaaaaccatTTCATAAATCAAATGAATACTTTCACAGGatgtataaaaaattagaaatcctattggtaccgacggtaccatagggaaaatgcaccgacggccaccggacggccgatccgagccgtccaaaaattttaaaaaataaaaccgagtgggcctacgcgagaatgaatggcatccgaggtgtgtaaggtacttgatccgagcacccctttttcgtgtatatacacgaaaaaggggtgctcggatcaagtaccttacacacctcggatgccattcattctcgcgtaggcccactcggttttattttttaaaatttttggacggctcggatcggctgtccggtggccgtcggtgcattttccctacggtaccgtcggtaccaatagcagcactcataaaaaattgaaggaaaaaataaaaagattgctCCAAATCATAATCCAAGCCATAGTACTAATTAAAACCAAGAGATCAGCGTCATGACGAGTATTTCAATTACTGAAATGTATGTATAAGAGACAAAGTAATATTGTTATTTGTACATAACCAACCTGAAAAGATTTTCACCCATAAGAGTGCCAGTTAATTATAAGAACAATACTATCTTAGTTCCTTAAAATCTTAGTCACAATACACTTAGAAGTCAAAAAAAGTCACAACCAAAGCCAAAAGAACATCCAAAAGAGAAAATCTATCTGCAACGAAATGAAAGAGGATAAAGAACCAATGTATTTTCATTATATACTCAAGGCAAGATGGTTGACAACTCTTCAACCCCGAGGTTGACATCCCAATATGAAAAGGCAGCATCTCACCTCAACTAACCGAATTATCCATAGTTGATCTCTTCACAATTTTTTAACCACACACAAAAGCACTGCCTTGGATGGAATTTTAGGGAGCCACATATGTTATGGCctagaattttatttaatttattaattattttggccaTTATTTAATTGGGTGTTATGGTTGGGTCCcgattaattatttttgcataCACAACGGGTATAATTGACGTTATTATAACTACAGGGGTATGAGCTTAATTAACCAAAATAATTTAGTTTTTACCTCAGTTAgaattttagatattttgtttAACCAGGATGGCTATAATTGTGGGTGCTCGTGATTAGTAGGTACTACCTAAGGCTATATCTATAAGCTGAGTAGGGTTTCTGTTATGTTGAACATATCGTTctgaggaaaacaaaaatataggGGCGCAGCTTCAAGGGTTCTTCGAGTTCGAGTATTCTTTCAACGGATGGTCTTGGTTTTTCTAAAATAGGTACTTCGCTCTTTAATTGGTTCAGTTGCTTTCTAATCTACATATATGTCTCCTTCTCATAAAATTATTGGGTGTGTTGGGTTTGTGGCAAGGCAAGAGGGAAGGTGGACGGGTGCTAAGTCGGTTTGTGCGTGGTGGATTGACGAAGATTGTTAGATGTCCTTTTGATATATTAGCAACTAATTCCCTTTCTATTATATTATTCAAATTGTCTTTTCGTGTTTCGTAGTGGGCTGTTGTAGTGGATATTGGAGGATTAGGTAATGGTTAATGACTAAAGAAAGTGCAAAAACTAGAGTTTAGAACAGAAAGTTTGACGTGGTGCGAGTGGGAAAATGAATGAATTACTTGGACTTAGGTTGGAATTTGGGAATGGAGAACAGGTGGCTGCATGGGAGACATATTGTTGGAATTGGAAATTAAAGTTTGGGTTTTGTACGGTTCTCGTGGATTGAGTGAGTTCTAGGATtagttaattttaattttacatTAGTCCTAATACAGTTAGTGATAATAGTACTACATGATTCTTTGTTCAGGTTAGACTCGTTTCGTGTTGTTTGTTTGCATTAGCTTTGGACCCAGGTGAATGGTTAAGCAGGTTATGTACTTTCGAACTTCCCCGTGTCCCTTAAATTgttgttttagaaaattaatgattgaaattggaaacatgcatttgttttatttggttcttgaaattggcatgcggATTGGTGAAACTATTTATTGTTCtgataatcttttggtgagaactttgtagatattgttgggaacatattttggaagtcgAGGGAAATTAATCCCCTGTGTatgggtgactctggccattaaggaagagaccggattaggccggtgaccctaatacTCAACGAttgttattgaccggatcaTTCTTAGAGAAAAGTTCTACGGGCTGCCTACtagtggtgactctaagtttcgatattggatccaattatgaggCATTTGTTCACTGGCACTTGGTACTATTTGGtattggttgtggttccccattgttatTGGAGATTGTATTGAGATCACCAGTAAGATTTATCGGATGAATCGTTCATTggattaattgattattttattgttcacctgtatgccaaatttatgttgacatggtaaattattttgatccctaTTTTAGGACTGTATTTAATATACATGTtttactactcactgagctcgtcagctgacggatttattccaacttctttttctgGCAAGTTGGGAAGTTAGGCAAAGACTTTGGCGGCATCTCGGGAATTTcgtttgttgacctccttagggtgtctcattctAGCTTAGCGTTTCATTTCATCGCTTCCGCattgaaacattttgtcagACATTTGGATTATTTTACAACTATTGGATCACTGGATTTTATTTGGTTCAcgggatgtttgtgccccatgcttttgttaaatttaattggttgaaattgtttctaataaaaaaaaatggttgactgTTTGGTGGATCTTTGCTtgggagtttttataaaatttctttttaggctgcatgttctacaaGCTTTGGttttgtggttcatggccggtcacttctcattttgtgGTGTGACAACATAACTATCGAACTAGAACAAGCACCCTCCTTGTTGCACAATACCTTAGAGCCAGATCTTAGTATCAGTGTGCCACTAATTGGAATGTTCACTTTTGAACATCTGTTTAGAGACGTAGTATTGTTAAGTTAACAATTTATATCAAGCCACCTAACGCCTACCTTGCACATGGAGATGCACAACAGAGTGCAAAAGGGAGAAGGAGAATACTGTGAAGCGAAGTTCGACATTGcatgggtaccaaagtaatatgaagtatacaagggtgagggcaccctcacttcaatagctagcttttggggttgaattctacccaagaccgtgcaacatggtatcagagttaggAGATGGGTAGGGTGTGTGTATCTGGTCTACACGCGACAAGTGTTGCTGAGTGTGCATGCTACGTGTGAAGGAGAaagtgaagcgaagtcccacattgccTTGGTACCAAAGTACTACAAAGTATATAagtgtgagggcaccctcacttcaatggCTAGCTTTTGGGATTGAGTTGTACCAAAGACCATGTAACAAACATGAACGGGCAACAAACGAAAATGGTGAGAGTTCAACCCAAGACCTCCCCAAAACCATAACTTTGATGCCATGTTAAAATATCAATTACCTCTAAAGCTTAATTGCATGGAAATGAGCccaataatatatataaatcCTACAAGTAAACGACTATAGTCTTTCATTCATGCATCCAATGCCAGACCAATTATAAGCAGCCAATTGGACTGGATAGAGCAATATAGAACCCCCTTGTGAAGACTAACCTAGCTTAGTTCAGAATTGAATCCAACTTACTCAAGAGACTGACAGAGTGAATTATTAAACGAGcataaaaaagaagatgatgaaataCTCTGGCCTCACCAAGGGGGTGTGTCTAATGGATTGGGTTAGCATAGAGCAAAATCCTACTTAAAACTTCTTTATTAGTTCACCTATTCATATTTAATAGTTGAACAGAGAAAATTATATTTCTCTTACTTCAAGAAagcaccacaccaaaaaagaTGATAAAACCTCAATTGAGAACCTAAAGATCACAAATATTCTTGCCTTTACTGAGTTGTCTGCTGATGAACTCATTAGCACTGGCTCATTAGCAAAGAAATGCAATGAGATTATTGGACTATCATGAGCCTCTTTAATGACAGACTGGAGACGCCTCTTCTCAAGATTCCATATGCTTATGACACCAGATGAACCTCCAGATGCTAGGAGTGGCTGTCCATCTACAATGGCAGAGAATGCATAGATAAAACGTAAATGCAAAATACTCATAGAATTAAACCTGCATATGATTCCAATTATTTCCAAACACGTAAGCATTCACATAACAGCTAGAGGGAAGTCTGTGGATTTTTTCAATCAGATGAGCAAGATTAATATATTTGGAGAACTATGGCTTTTCAAATCGGTTGACTAATTATTGTACTTATTTAGGTTGTACAACTCAATGTCTCATCCCAAATACTAGACCAGTTAGACAAATCCTTCTCTTGGATAAACTTCAATTTATAATTTTCCTCAATCATAGCTATCTTCAACTTGACTCATCCAAGTATTAGCAACATCATCGTTTAAAGTTTTAAAGACAAAAACTGCATATATCAAAATAGGAAATTTGTTGCAACCAAAAACCAAGTTCCACATAATCCCTGTCCTTACCAGTGCTGAAAGATAATGCAGTCACAGCCCCTCGAGTGGAATGTGTAAACCCAACTACTTCCTCGTCAAAACGAATGTTGTGTACATGGATCTTTCCATCAGCACATCCAACTGCAATAACATCTAGCGCTGGTGATGAAACACAACAACATATGGAAGATTGCCAGCCCTTGAACTCGTAAAGTTTCTTCTTTGTGCTAATATTCCAAAGTTGGAAAGAACCTTCCTGGCTCCCTAGAATTACCTGTTTATATGATTCTGCATGAGAAGGTCTAACGAGAGAAGAACTATAAAGCAGCATCTGAAAAGCATTATTGCCATGGTTCTACTTGATGTTCTTACCACTACTCCCTTAGGGAAGAATATGCACTTACCTTGTTTAGGTAAGTATCTGGATGCATTATACAAGTAGGACTGAATTTATCTTCCACCAAAACGTGTCCAAGTGGAGCATGATTCTGGTCAATTCCTTTAAAAGCCCAGATAAAAATATTGCCACTGACATCAACACTTAGGATGTGCTCCCCAAACAGAAGCAACAGGTTGACCTTTGCAGTATGCCTGCTCCAAGTTGCCACCTGTTCAGGAGTAAGTGTCATGCTTCACCCAAATTTGTATCTAACATGTATTTTGTGTACACCTTATAAAATCAATTTCATCCGTTTGGCATAAACAAACAGGTCTTGGACACAATATTGaatcagaaaagaaaatatCGTGGTAGATTATGTTGCTGCTGATATTAGTTCTTTCACGTAAAAGAACATGGATGATATACTGAAGAAAGTAGTATTCTTCTGCATTCCTTGGTTTAGTACAATGCCCTATTAGTGAGCAATCAATAACGaactattaaaaaattaagaactcGAGAGGGATCTTGTATCAAAAGTGCAAATGATCAAATGACTAGTCAACCATGAATGGTCATTGCTTAGAAATTGGATTGGGTTCTCTCAAGGTCAACCGAGGAGTGATAAGACCAAAGATTGCATATATTCAAACTTTCAAGAGGCTCCAACTGTTAAAGAATCACAGAAACAGCCCAACAATTTCAAATACTCCCCAAAAACATGCATTCTACATTACGAAGAAGAAAGATATAAGAAAGTCGTATTTCTTATTAGGATCAAAACTAATATATAAACTgaccaataacaaaaaaaaatactcgtAAATAGCTACAAATGCATCATCAACAACAAATAAAAGAGTACACAAAAGATAAATTGAAGCCATAGTAAAATTCTATACATTTAAACTACACCATGGTTGAACTCTTGTCTGATGATTTGGCATAA
This genomic window contains:
- the LOC131333430 gene encoding U3 small nucleolar RNA-associated protein 21 homolog — protein: MGIFEPFRAIGYITSSVPFSVQRLGTETFVTVSVGKAWQIYNCAKLNLVLVGPLMPKKIRALASYRDYTFAAYGNDIAVFKRAHQVATWSRHTAKVNLLLLFGEHILSVDVSGNIFIWAFKGIDQNHAPLGHVLVEDKFSPTCIMHPDTYLNKVILGSQEGSFQLWNISTKKKLYEFKGWQSSICCCVSSPALDVIAVGCADGKIHVHNIRFDEEVVGFTHSTRGAVTALSFSTDGQPLLASGGSSGVISIWNLEKRRLQSVIKEAHDSPIISLHFFANEPVLMSSSADNSVKMWIFDTSDGDPRLLRFRSGHSAPPICIRFYANGRHILSAGQDRAFRLFSVIQDQQSRELSQRHVSKRAKKLRVKEEDIKLKPVIAFDVAEIRERDWCNVVTCHMDTAQAYVWRLQNFVLGEHILKPCPENPTSVKACTISACGNFAVLGTAGGWIERFNLQSGISRGSYVDVLEKNSYAHSGEVVGVACDSTNTLMISAGYHGDIKVWDFKGREQKSRWEIGCSLVKIVYHRVNGLLATVADDLVIRLFDVVALRLVRKFEGHTDRITDLCFSEDGKWLLSSSMDGSLRIWDVILARQIDAIHVDVSITALSLSSNMDVLATTHVDQNGVYLWVNQAMFTGAPNVESYGSGKEVVNVKLPSVSSTEGSRDNDSEKPVITHSEVAYSSHTPLSVRQIPDLVTLSLLPKSQWQSLINLDIIKARNKPIEPPKKPEKAPFFLPSIPSLSGEIMFAPIESANEEKDSNGDKREKREEQAHLASSRFVQFLHTSADLENFSAFTDYIKSLSSSTLDMELRMLQIIDDDDEQEPEKRPEFHSIELLLDYFIYEISCRNNFEFFQAVIRLFLKIHGETIRQQPKLQEKARKLLEIQGAVWQRVDRLFQSARCMVTFLSNSQF